The following is a genomic window from Brevibacterium limosum.
CCTCGGCGACGAGGCGTTCGGCCTTGTCGAGGGTGCGGTTGAGCACGGTGATGTGGGCGACGCCCTCCTTGTGCAGCCCGGACACGACGAGTCCGGACATGGCTCCGGCGCCGATGACCAGCGCATTGGCAGCCCGCAGGGACCCGATGTGCGCGGCCGAGGCTTCGATGCCGGCACCGAAGAGGGAGCGCGCGACCTCTCCGAGGTCGGTCTCCGAGTGGGCGCGCTTGCCCACGCGCAGCGCCTGCTGCAGTGCTTGGGAGAGTTCGGAGGTCAGGGCCTTGTCCGACTGCGAATCCGTGAACGCCGACCGAAGCTGGCCAAGTATTTGGGCCTCGCCGATGGCCATCGAGTCGAGCCCGCAGGCGACCCTGAGCAGGTGCTCCATGGCCTGGTGGTCGTAGTGGGCGTAGAAGTGCCCGGCGATATCGGACCATTCTTTGTCGATCGAGGTTACGAGGGCGTTGCCGAGGTCTGCGAGTCCGCCGTGGAAGGCCGAGACGTCGGCGATGAGTTCGAGGCGGTTGCAGGTCGAGAGCACCGCGAGGCCCTCGACGCTCTCTCCGACCAGGGCGTCCCGGCGCAGAGTGCCGACCTCACCGGCGCCGAAGGCCATTCGGTCGAGCATGTCGATCGGAGCCGACTGATGTGAAATGCCGAGAACCAAGAGAGTCAATTCCTGTGCTCCTCAAAACCAGGGTTGAGCGGTGCCGTGTCCAGCGCCGAATAGTATGCGAGTACTTGCAGCTCACTGGCCAAGTCGACTTGATGGACACGGACGGTATCCGGTGCGTCGAGCACGGTGGGTGAGAAATTGAGAATGCCGCGCACACCTGCTTCGACGGCCTTCTGGGCCGCCGCGGGCGCCGCGGCTGCGGGGACGGCCATGACCACCAGGTCGATGTGTTCGGACCAGGCGGGCAGGTCGTCCAAGGAGGAGACGGTCAGGGCACCGATGGCGGTGCCGATCTTCTCCTCGTCGATGTCGAAGACGGCGGTCAGACGCAGGCCGCGGCGACGGAATCCGGCGTAGTCGGCCAGTGCCGAGCCGAGGCGTCCGGCGCCGATGATGGCGACGCGACGATCTCGGTCGAGGCCGAGGAAGGTCCGCAGAGTAGCGGCCAGCTCCGGACAGGAGTAGCCGACACCGCGGGTTCCCGATCGTCCCAGCTGTGACAGGTCTTTGCGCAGGATCGACGGGGACACCCCGCTGCGTGCGGCGAGGTCCTCCGACGACACTGTGTCCTGGCCGGTGGCGGCAATCGTCTCGACGGTCTGCAGATAGATCGGGAGTCGGGATATCACGCGCTCGGGTACGTCCTTGCGAACGACACCCTCAATCCTGTTGGCGGACAGAATCTCGCCCACGAATCCGTCTCACTCCTTCAATCGATCTCATGCGCCCAAGGCGTCGAGCGTCTTGGACAGCCGATCCTTATCGACTCGATGAAAACTGTGCTGTCGCCCGTTAAGGAGAACGACGGGAACATCCCAGCCGTACCGTGCGGCCAGATCGTCATCGCTGTCGATGTCGATCTCGGTCACGATCACATCTCTGCCCGCAGCCACCTCGGTGACGGCCTGCAGCGCCGCAGCGCACAGATGGCAGTCGACGCGCGTGAGGAAGGTCAGTTCGACCATGGCTCACTCCTCATCGGGTGCAACAAACCCCGCCGAGAAATCACTCGAGCGGGGGCGTAGGACCGTTGGGTCTTACTTCTTGTTGCGACGCTGGTGACGTGTCTTGCGAAGCTGCTTGCGGTGCTTCTTCTTCGACATACGCTTGCGGCGCTTCTTGATGACTGAGCCCACTCGGGTACCCCTTGTGCTTGTCGGTGGAGGGTGAACAGCAGGTGCCCACCCATTGAACTAACCGTGCAATTCTATCGCTTGGGCGCCTGCTTTCCCAAAACTGTGTCCAGATCCACAACGGCGTCCCCGACCGATCCGCGCGGCGGCGGGGTTCGGGTCCGACTCAGGCGGCGTGCGGGACGGGACCGGTTCAGGCGGCGTGCGGGGCGGGGCCGGGCTCGGCGAGGAACCGCGCTCGGTTCGGGCGGGCCGACCGCACCGCTGGGTCGAAGCAGGGGTCGAGTCTCAGTCGAAGTAGGGGTCGAGGGCGAAGAAGGGGAAGATGTTCTTCCTGGTGCCCATCACGGCCCGGTCGAGTTCGGCCTCGGGGTCGAAGCCCTTCGACCAGGGTTCGAAGTCACCGTCGAATCCGTCGGTCATCGACAGCGGCGCCTCTCGTCCGGTCGTCGTCTGCGCGGAGGCGGCCCACCGGCCGGGGATCCGGGCACCGGGGTCGATATCACGGCCCGCCGCCACGGCCAGGAGATTCGTCCAGGCGCGGGGCACGACGTCGATGATCGCGTATCCCCCTCCCCCGACGGACAGCCAGCGTCCTTCGGCGTGCTCGACGGCGAGGTCGCGGATGCGTTCGGCGGCGATGCGCATGGCATCGACGCTCAGGCGCATATGGGTCAGCGGGTCCGCGCGGTGGCCGTCGCAGCCGTGTTGGGAGACGATGACCTGAGGCTCGAATGCGGCGACGACCTGGGGGATTGTGGCGTCGAAGGCGCGCAGCCAGTCCGCGTCGCCGGTGCGCGGAGGCAGGGCGATGTTCACCGCCGAGGCGGCTGCCTTGAGTCCCCCGATATCGGCAGGATATCCGGTGCCGGGGAAGAGGAACTTCCCTGATTCGTGGATCGAGATCGTGAGCACTCGCGGGTCGTCCCAGAAGAACGTCTCCACACCGTCGCCGTGGTGTGCGTCGGTGTCGAGGTAGACGATGCGTTCGTATCCGGCCTCGAGGAATTCGGTGACCGCTCCGGCTGCATCGTTGTAGACGCAGAAGCCGCTGGCCCTGCCCGGCATCGCGTGGTGCATTCCGCCGCAGAAGTTCACTGCGCGCAGGTAGTCCCCGGAGATGATCGCATTGGCAGCGTCGATGCTGCCTTGGAACAGCAGCGCCGAGGCGGTGTGCATATTCTCGAACCCGGGCACGTCCTCGGTGCCGATTCCGTATCTGTTCGCGTCCTGCTCGTCGAGGCCCTCTTCGGTGCCGGCCTGCTTGACCGCTGCGATGAAGTCGGGGTCGTGGAGGCGGGCCAGCTTCGCCTCATCGATGTCACCGATGGGATTGACGCGGACGTTGTCGGCGTCGAAGAGTCCGAAGTCGGCGGCGAGCTTCGCTGTCAGGTCGAGCCTGAGGGGGTGCATGGGGTGGCTGGGACCGAAGTTGTAACCGGTCACCTCGTCGTCCCAAACGACATACACATCATTTTCGGCCATGCCCACCATGCTATATGGCACAGCTCACTTGCGCCGATTCCGGGGCGACCGGCTCTACCATGGTGCTTGTGTCCAAGAATTCCTCGCCGCGCTACGACCGGCTGCTCAAGCCGGGTCGGTGGGTCCGTGACTTCGTCGACGACCTCGCTGTGGCATCACCGGCGCGTTTGGCGATCGGTTCCTTCGTCGCCGTCGTCGCAGCGTTCGCGATCCTGCTGATCCTGCCGGCGAGCATGCGCCATCCCGGTTCGGTGGATCAGGCCACGCACATCGCGAACTCCGTGTTCGTAGCGGTCTCGGCCGTGTGTGTGACCGGACTGACCCCTGTCGTCACGGAGGAGTACTGGTCGGACTTCGGGATCTCGGTCATCACCGCCGGCATCCAGGTCGGCGGACTCGGAATCCTCACCCTCGCCTCGGTGCTGGGAATGGCGGTCTCACGTCGGCTGGGCGTGCGGCAGCGCCTGATCGCTCAGCAGGCCACCTCGGCGCTCAATCTGGGTCAGGTCGGCTCACTGCTCAAGACCGTGGTCATCACCATTCTCACCGCCGAATCGATTCTCGCGGTGCTGCTGTTCCCACGGTTCCTCATCCGCGGGGAATCACTCGGCGACTCCGCCTGGTATTCGGTGTTCTACTCGATCTCGGCATTCAACAATGCCGGGTTCACCATCCACGAGGGCGGGGCGGCCTACTTCGCCTCTGATCCGTGGATTCTGTCGCTGCTCATGGCCGGGGTGTTCGTCGGTTCGCTGGGCTTCCCGGTCGTGCTCATGGTCGCGATGTTCTGGAACCGTCCCAGCCGGTGGGATCTGCATACGAAGCTGACGCTGACGACCACGACGACGGTCTTGGCCGTCGGGCTGCTGCTGTTGGCGCTGTTCGAGTCGGCGAACCCGGCGACCCTGGGTGATAAGAACGCCGGCCACACCTTCGTCGAAGTCCTGTTCATGGCGGTGATGCCCCGTTCCGGCGGGTTCGCGACGATGGAGGTCGCGGATATGAGCCAGGCTTCGCACCTGCTCATGGACCTCATGATGTTCATCGGCGGGGGTTCGTCGTCGACGGCCGGCGGCATCAAGGTGACAACGGTGGCAGTGCTCGTCCTCGCCGCGTTCGCCGAGGCCAGGGGCTTGCAGGACGTGCATGTGTTCGGTCGGCGGCTGACCTCCTCGACGATCAAACTCTCGATCTCGATCCTGCTCACAGGTGCGATGATCGTCTTCATCGGCACCCTGACGATGCTGCAGATCAGTGCCGAGCCTCTCGACCGGGTGCTGTTCGAGGTGATCTCGGCCTTCGGCACCGTGGGCCTGAGTTCCGGGGTGTCGGCGACCTCGCCGGACTCGGGACTCTATGTGCTGTCGGTGATCATGCTCATCGGCCGACTCGGTACGATTACACTGGCGGCCGCACTGTCGATGCAGGATTCGGTGCGCCTGTACCGCTACCCCGAAGAAAGGCCGGTCGTTGGCTAACGAACACTCTTCTATCCTGGTCATCGGACTGGGACGTTTCGGGTCCTCGACGGCGGCGACTCTTGCACGTCTGGGACGCGAGGTCATGGCCATCGAGCACAATCCCGAGCTCGTCAAGGACTGGAGCGGCAAGCTCACGCACGTCGTTGAGGCCGACTCGACGAACATCGACGCTCTGCGTCAGGTGGGTGCCGGTGACTTCTCGACTGCCGTCGTCGGTATC
Proteins encoded in this region:
- a CDS encoding redox-sensing transcriptional repressor Rex translates to MGEILSANRIEGVVRKDVPERVISRLPIYLQTVETIAATGQDTVSSEDLAARSGVSPSILRKDLSQLGRSGTRGVGYSCPELAATLRTFLGLDRDRRVAIIGAGRLGSALADYAGFRRRGLRLTAVFDIDEEKIGTAIGALTVSSLDDLPAWSEHIDLVVMAVPAAAAPAAAQKAVEAGVRGILNFSPTVLDAPDTVRVHQVDLASELQVLAYYSALDTAPLNPGFEEHRN
- a CDS encoding glutaredoxin family protein; this translates as MVELTFLTRVDCHLCAAALQAVTEVAAGRDVIVTEIDIDSDDDLAARYGWDVPVVLLNGRQHSFHRVDKDRLSKTLDALGA
- a CDS encoding 30S ribosomal protein bS22, with amino-acid sequence MGSVIKKRRKRMSKKKHRKQLRKTRHQRRNKK
- a CDS encoding acetoin utilization protein AcuC — encoded protein: MAENDVYVVWDDEVTGYNFGPSHPMHPLRLDLTAKLAADFGLFDADNVRVNPIGDIDEAKLARLHDPDFIAAVKQAGTEEGLDEQDANRYGIGTEDVPGFENMHTASALLFQGSIDAANAIISGDYLRAVNFCGGMHHAMPGRASGFCVYNDAAGAVTEFLEAGYERIVYLDTDAHHGDGVETFFWDDPRVLTISIHESGKFLFPGTGYPADIGGLKAAASAVNIALPPRTGDADWLRAFDATIPQVVAAFEPQVIVSQHGCDGHRADPLTHMRLSVDAMRIAAERIRDLAVEHAEGRWLSVGGGGYAIIDVVPRAWTNLLAVAAGRDIDPGARIPGRWAASAQTTTGREAPLSMTDGFDGDFEPWSKGFDPEAELDRAVMGTRKNIFPFFALDPYFD
- a CDS encoding TrkH family potassium uptake protein, with amino-acid sequence MVLVSKNSSPRYDRLLKPGRWVRDFVDDLAVASPARLAIGSFVAVVAAFAILLILPASMRHPGSVDQATHIANSVFVAVSAVCVTGLTPVVTEEYWSDFGISVITAGIQVGGLGILTLASVLGMAVSRRLGVRQRLIAQQATSALNLGQVGSLLKTVVITILTAESILAVLLFPRFLIRGESLGDSAWYSVFYSISAFNNAGFTIHEGGAAYFASDPWILSLLMAGVFVGSLGFPVVLMVAMFWNRPSRWDLHTKLTLTTTTTVLAVGLLLLALFESANPATLGDKNAGHTFVEVLFMAVMPRSGGFATMEVADMSQASHLLMDLMMFIGGGSSSTAGGIKVTTVAVLVLAAFAEARGLQDVHVFGRRLTSSTIKLSISILLTGAMIVFIGTLTMLQISAEPLDRVLFEVISAFGTVGLSSGVSATSPDSGLYVLSVIMLIGRLGTITLAAALSMQDSVRLYRYPEERPVVG